A window of the Brassica oleracea var. oleracea cultivar TO1000 chromosome C1, BOL, whole genome shotgun sequence genome harbors these coding sequences:
- the LOC106329104 gene encoding glycine-rich cell wall structural protein 1-like yields the protein MFFGVFGYGQHLRELLVGRELDGYRREFPSRGGKRRFRGWLGGGHHRIGQGAAFGASGTPEGVEGAGGGYGGRGACCLYDTTVKLPGDVWGGDVYGWSSLEKLEINGSRGGFTSNEVDYGGRGGGTGGMEGLGRVGAKRQRFS from the exons ATGTTTTTCGG GGTGTTCGGTTACGGTCAACATCTCCGGGAACTTCTCGTTGGCCGAGAACTCGACGGTTATCGCCGGGAGTTTCCGTCTCGCGGCGGAAAACGCCGATTTCGCGGTTGGCTAGGCGGTGGACACCACCGGATTGGGCAGGGAGCCGCCTTCGGGGCGAGTGGGACGCCGGAGGGAGTGGAAGGAGCCGGTGGAGGGTACGGTGGGAGAGGTGCTTGCTGTTTGTACGATACGACGGTGAAGCTTCCCGGGGATGTGTGGGGTGGTGATGTGTACGGTTGGTCGTCTCTCGAGAAGCTGGAGATTAATGGTAGCAGAGGTGGGTTCACGAGTAATGAGGTTGACTACGGTGGACGTGGCGGCGGGACGGGGGGGATGGAGGGGTTAGGGCGTGTGGGGGCTAAACGGCAGCGTTTTAGCTGA
- the LOC106342784 gene encoding uncharacterized protein LOC106342784 — MLRALAKHGRRGFASIASPVPPPVPPPVQWLKAFKAATEHLILRGLVSGCGASPCCARVVCCFARRSEQLKRKINLVHYTAAPLPLKTFVWNDSASLMQACVNISETYTTTLFTVVIGVAGLSFTFGLRDYDLKGTELRFSDLEAAQALMVSLQSGITTEFNIYKQQTGELDNQMVEMNLRIENLEQKLAALSK, encoded by the exons ATGTTGCGTGCTTTAGCGAAG CATGGGAGGAGAGGTTTTGCTTCCATTGCGTCTCCGGTTCCTCCTCCGGTTCCTCCTCCGGTTCAGTGGCTTAAAGCTTTTAAAGCTGCAACTGAGCATCTAATTTTGCGTGGTCTCGTGAGTGGTTGCGGAGCGTCTCCTTGCTGCGCGAGGGTTGTTTGTTGCTTCGCCAGAAGATCTGAACAGCTGAAGAGGAAGATCAATCTGGTGCACTACACTGCAGCCCCGTTGCCTCTCAAGACTTTTGTCTGGAACGACAGCGCTTCTTTGATGCAAGCGTGTGTCAACATTTCGGAAACCTACACCACAACCTTGTTCACTGTTGTGATCGGTGTCGCTGGCCTTTCATTCACGTTTGGGCTTCGTGACTACGACCTCAAGGGAACTGAGCTACGATTCTCTGATCTCGAGGCTGCTCAAGCGCTTATGGTTTCCCTCCAGTCAGGCATAACTACGGAGTTCAACATCTACAAACAGCAGACTGGGGAGCTTGACAACCAGATGGTCGAGATGAACCTCCGGATCGAGAATTTGGAGCAAAAGCTTGCGGCTTTGTCCAAATGA
- the LOC106329124 gene encoding uncharacterized protein LOC106329124, giving the protein MAAKPLLISGLWKTIGMGQDTKVWSESWIPDVVARPPKSADHIVYRLPQLLVQSFIRNDTKEWDIQLLRDFFHSNDIPLILGLKPSRSRAMDGYVWNHTKSGVYSVKTGYDLLRLIKLSLSPKEAFEPSITGLQSHVWKIKVPSKMKHFCGRLSQAVWRRQRGSCIDTWAPIGVVLDVLIQ; this is encoded by the coding sequence ATGGCAGCAAAACCTCTACTCATCTCGGGGTTATGGAAAACAATTGGTATGGGTCAAGATACAAAGGTTTGGAGTGAGTCTTGGATCCCAGATGTAGTGGCTCGACCGCCTAAGTCTGCCGACCACATTGTATACAGATTACCCCAACTCCTTGTTCAGTCCTTTATTAGGAATGATACCAAGGAGTGGGATATACAACTTCTACGAGATTTTTTCCACTCAAATGATATACCCTTGATACTTGGGCTGAAGCCATCTCGCTCTCGTGCTATGGATGGATATGTTTGGAACCACACAAAATCAGGAGTTTATTCAGTTAAAACCGGCTATGACCTACTTCGATTGATCAAGTTGAGTCTTTCACCGAAAGAGGCTTTTGAACCAAGTATCACGGGCCTACAAAGCCATGTGTGGAAGATCAAGGTCCCGAGTAAGATGAAGCATTTTTGTGGCAGGCTATCTCAGGCTGTGTGGCGACGGCAGAGAGGCTCATGTATAGACACATGGGCACCGATAGGAGTTGTCCTAGATGTGCTGATCCAGTGA
- the LOC106329114 gene encoding ctenidin-1-like, translating into MFFGVFGYGQHLRELLVGRELDGYRREFPSRGGKRRFRGWLGGGHHRIGQGAAFGASGTPEGVEGAGGGYGGRGACCLYDTTVKLPGDVWGGDVYGWSSLEKLEINGSRGGFTSNEVDYGGRGGGTVGMEVLGRVGAKRQRFS; encoded by the exons ATGTTTTTCGG GGTGTTCGGTTACGGTCAACATCTCCGGGAACTTCTCGTTGGCCGAGAACTCGACGGTTATCGCCGGGAGTTTCCGTCTCGCGGCGGAAAACGCCGATTTCGCGGTTGGCTAGGCGGTGGACACCACCGGATTGGGCAGGGAGCCGCCTTCGGGGCGAGTGGGACGCCGGAGGGAGTGGAAGGAGCCGGTGGAGGGTACGGTGGGAGAGGTGCTTGCTGTTTGTACGATACGACGGTGAAGCTTCCCGGGGATGTGTGGGGTGGTGATGTGTACGGTTGGTCGTCTCTCGAGAAGCTGGAGATTAATGGTAGCAGAGGTGGGTTCACGAGTAATGAGGTTGACTACGGTGGACGTGGCGGCGGGACGGTGGGGATGGAGGTGTTAGGGCGTGTGGGGGCTAAACGGCAGCGTTTTAGCTGA